The DNA region AGAAATTAAAAAATGAAAGATTATAATTTAATTATTGGAAGTCATGTTAGTATGAACAAACAACAAGATTATTTGTTAGGTGCATTAACAGAAAGTTTAAATAATGATGCTAATGCGATGATGATCTATACTGGACCACCTCAAAACACGATTCGTGTTAATACTGATCATTTTTTTATTTCAGAATTTTATCAGCAATTAGAGGTACAACATTTTTCAATTGATAATGTTATTATTCATGCCCCATATATTATTAATTTAGGTAATACAACAAATCCTAGTACATTTGAAATTGCTGTTGAGTTCTTAAAAAAAGAAATTATTCGTGCTGATGAAATGGGAATTAAAACAATTGTTTTGCACCCAGGTAGTGCTGTTGGTGCTCCAGAACAAGTTGGTTTAGACCGAATTGTTGAAGGTTTAAACTTAGTGTTAAGTCCAAATCAAAAAGCAAAAATTGCTTTAGAGACAATGGCTGGAAAGGGTAGTGAATTAGGGACTAACTTTGAGCAATTAAAATATATTATTGATAATGTAACACTGAAGGATAAAATTGGGGTTTGTTGAGATACTTGTCATATGCATGATGCTGGTTATCAGTTTAAAGAAGACTTGGATGATATTATCAATCAATTTGACCAATTAATTGGTTTAGACCGTTTGTTATGTTTACATATTAATGATAGTAAAAATCCTTTGAATGCACATAAAGATCGACATGAGAACATTGGTTATGGTTATTTAGGATTTGAGACAATTTTAAAAATTATTTATCATCCAAAGTTAAATGGAATGATAAAAATTTTAGAAACACCATATGTTGGCGAAAAAGGAAAAGCTTTTGCACCATATAGAGCTGAAATTGCAATGATAAAGGCAAAACAGTTTACAGACCCGTTTCAAGTAAATGGTAAAGTAATAATAGATGTAGGAGAATAAAAAATGTCAGCAAAAAAAATTATCACCAATTTATATCTTGGTGACCGTCATAGTATTCCACAAGATGCAAACTTAGTAATTGGTTGTGCGGCTGAAATTTATCGTGAGCAAATTCAAAAGCACAATATTAAAAATGATAATCAAGAATTTATTTGAATTGATGACCAACATATTTATTTTAATTT from Spiroplasma sp. NBRC 100390 includes:
- a CDS encoding deoxyribonuclease IV; protein product: MKDYNLIIGSHVSMNKQQDYLLGALTESLNNDANAMMIYTGPPQNTIRVNTDHFFISEFYQQLEVQHFSIDNVIIHAPYIINLGNTTNPSTFEIAVEFLKKEIIRADEMGIKTIVLHPGSAVGAPEQVGLDRIVEGLNLVLSPNQKAKIALETMAGKGSELGTNFEQLKYIIDNVTLKDKIGVCWDTCHMHDAGYQFKEDLDDIINQFDQLIGLDRLLCLHINDSKNPLNAHKDRHENIGYGYLGFETILKIIYHPKLNGMIKILETPYVGEKGKAFAPYRAEIAMIKAKQFTDPFQVNGKVIIDVGE